From a single Centropristis striata isolate RG_2023a ecotype Rhode Island chromosome 14, C.striata_1.0, whole genome shotgun sequence genomic region:
- the LOC131984958 gene encoding cilia- and flagella-associated protein 69-like isoform X2 translates to MDSGKVVHRRKPDIPLIRSRASDRNQHTEEVSVKSLELSKVIHLLEDPLTANLKERHLFVLKKLLKRCQIGFLLKELTGITKILNICAEKVTDHPEYGLILCEALLICRLPFLKEKASDELHYAQDVINFLSHMGCLMRVSDAEVRLHIVESVTSFYSCVAPKQLLDGLQPTSPGYRLQLLERSDLAKTLLLSMATLENQPAIRLQLLQTLQILSSSSDVNCALILNAQGAETICLHMNEPDPSGQVLFRSSEVLWNLLERGSKEVTAQLSSMECVISLKEAFFHQLMNGSQQSDLQLRNGLLVITTLIAENPNSLLIESSFAKQLVVLATFPELKSHDPLVRALKLTYNNQDLKMKKLLLHLLVVMSKDPAALQLYKEESVVLALLTLIKPPTASSERHSASRQWSSVQQEELQLQALATLSTIAPLLLDDYMFCQGNACQLMLLDWCIAQDAYFGQGHSSEATGGRGNQKPQMRHCIRMLRKMTSLGEESVSQDLCDQGTINQLLGILMQMEASPHEDDVVTLEMKSDIQLILSALCESDMHRKELFGSEGVEMVVHFLKKGSSSFYSGLGHNKLILSTVDCVWSCIVGCYTTEDYFLAKEGASLLLDLLSSCPRCVHCNILATLLELCDNPNTLSHILSWRDADGQTAPRFLLQLWRDVEEELKVSRNQHGGITDPQRPILSYHQQESPQLSFPANVPSAAVLELSENLRSKIYSIFCKLGFQDLPGLSRKHYVTLSIVRRYLDFKVGEVWDEISRELSSDGVRPISPDQEALSTICKIPEDTARRVAAEQNSILELQEKEDIGEEELMYTEIKSHWKQRELTAKSWDSYVSKTSNYEILKEVKAQREKYIESARSKPKSEEAAVHPAKHFIGQVLSVERTDAPGPAGVKVKLARAPIKAAGQVEVGARTTKDPEYFSTVSVKD, encoded by the exons atGGATTCAGGTAAAGTTGTGCACAGAAGAAAACCGGACATTCCTCTCATCAGATCAAGAGCATCGGATAGGAACCAGCACACTGAGGAG GTCAGTGTTAAAAGTCTTGAACTCAGTAAGGTGATTCATCTTCTTGAAGATCCTTTGACA GCTAACTTGAAGGAGAGGCACCTCTTTGTCCTGAAGAAACTACTGAAGAGATGCCAAATTGGCTTT CTTTTGAAGGAGCTGACAGGCATCACCAAAATACTCAACATCTGTGCTGAGAAAGTGACGGATCACCCTGAATATGGGCTCATTTTGTGTGAGGCGCTTTTAATCTGTAG GCTTCCCTTCCTGAAGGAGAAAGCATCTGACGAACTGCACTACGCTCAGGACGTCATAAACTTCCTTTCTCACATGG GCTGTCTGATGAGGGTGTCAGATGCTGAAGTGAGACTTCACATAGTTGAGTCTGTGACGTCATTCTACAGTTGTGTGGCTCCTAAACAGCTGCTTGACG ggCTTCAGCCGACCTCTCCAGGCTAcaggctgcagctgctggagcGCAGTGACCTGGCTAAAACGTTGCTCCTCTCCATGGCCACGCTGGAGAACCAGCCCGCCATCAGGCTGCAGCTCCTGCAGACACTTCAGATCCTCTCCAGCTCCTCTG ATGTAAACTGTGCGTTAATTCTGAATGCACAAGGAGCAGAGACCATCTGTCTCCACATGAACGAACCCGACCCGTCCGGTCAGGTCCTGTTCCGCTCCTCCGAGGTCCTCTGGAACCTGCTGGAGAGAGGCAGCAAGGAGGTCACGGCTCAGCTCAGCAGCATGGAGTGTGTCAT ATCTCTGAAAGAAGCGTTTTTTCACCAGCTGATGAATGGTTCCCAACAGTCTGACCTCCAACTCAGAAACGGTCTCCTCGTGATCACAACTCTCATCGCTGAAAATCCCAACTCTCTTCTTATT GAGAGTTCATTTGCCAAACAGCTTGTGGTTCTCGCCACATTTCCAGAGC TGAAAAGTCACGACCCTTTGGTCCGTGCCCTCAAGCTCACCTACAATAACCAAGACTTAAAAATGAAGAAGTTGCTTTTGCATCTCTTGGTTGTAATGTCAAAGGACCCAGCTGCTCTGCAG CTGTATAAAGAGGAAAGTGTTGTGCTTGCTCTGTTGACACTTATAAAACCACCCACTGCCTCGTCAGAGCGTCATTCAGCTTCACGTCAGTGGTCCTCCGTCCAGCAGGAGGAGCTCCAGCTGCAGGCGCTCGCCACCCTCTCCACCATCGCTCCGCTCCTGTTGGACGACTACATGTTCTGTCAGGGGAACGCCTGTCAGCTGATGCTGCTCGACTGGTGCATCGCTCAAG ATGCTTACTTTGGTCAGGGTCACAGCTCCGAGGCCACAGGAGGAAGAGGCAACCAGAAGCCTCAGATGCGGCATTGTATCAGAATGCTGCGAAAAATGACGTCTTTGGGTGAAGAGTCAGTCAGCCAGGACCTTTGTGATCAAGGGACCATCAATCAGCTGCTGG GGATTTTGATGCAGATGGAAGCAAGTCCTCATGAGGACGATGTAGTCACCTTGGAGATGAAGTCCGATATTCAACTGATACTTTCAGCGCTGTGTGAGAGCGACATGCACAGAAAG GAACTGTTTGGATCAGAAGGAGTTGAGATGGTGGTTCACTTCCTGAAAAAAGGCTCCAGCAGTTTCTACAGCGGTCTGGGACACAACAAGCTCATCCTCTCCACAGTGGACTGTGTGTG GTCCTGTATTGTTGGCTGCTACACCACAGAAGATTACTTCCTGGCTAAAGAGGGGGCATCTCTTCTGTTGGACTTACTCAGT TCGTGCCCCAGGTGTGTTCACTGCAACATCCTCGCCACCCTGCTGGAGTTATGTGACAACCCGAACACGCTGTCTCACATCCTGAGCTGGAGGGACGCCGACGGGCAGACGGCGCCAagattcctgctgcagctgtggagggacgtggaggaggagctgaaagTCAGCCGAAACCAACACGGAGGGATCACAG ATCCCCAGAGGCCAATCCTCAGTTATCACCAGCAGGAGAGCCCCCAGCTGTCTTTTCCCGCTAACGTACCGAGTGCAGCCGTGTTGGAGCTGTCGGAGAACCTGCGCTCAAAGATTTACTCCATCTTCTGCAAACTTG GTTTTCAAGACCTTCCTGGATTGTCAAGAAAACATTATGTGACCTTAAGCATCGTCAGGAGATATCTGGACTTCAAG GTCGGTGAGGTGTGGGACGAGATCAGCAGGGAGCTGAGTTCTGACGGAGTGAGGCCGATCAGCCCCGATCAGGAGGCTCTGAGTACGATCTGTAAGATTCCAGAGGACACGGCGAGGAGGGTCGCAGCAGAACAAAACAGCATCCTGGAGCTGCAAGAGAAGGAGGACATTGGCGAGGAGGAGCTCATGTACACAGAG ATTAAGTCACACTGGAAGCAGCGGGAGCTTACAGCAAAGTCGTGGGACAGTTACGTTTCCAAGACTTCAAACTATGAGATCCTGAAG GAAGTaaaagcacagagagagaaatacatcGAATCAGCCAGAAGCAAACCAAAGAGTGAAGAGGCTGCAGTTCATCCAGCAAAG CATTTCATCGGTCAGGTGCTGTCTGTAGAGAGAACAGATGCTCCGGGGCCCGCAGGAGTGAAAGTGAAGCTTGCCAGAGCTCCCATCAAGGCTGCAGGTCAGGTCGAAGTGGGAGCCCGAACAACAAAGGACCCTGAATACTTCAGCACTGTATCTGTGAAAGACTGA
- the LOC131984958 gene encoding cilia- and flagella-associated protein 69-like isoform X1 translates to MDSGKVVHRRKPDIPLIRSRASDRNQHTEEVSVKSLELSKVIHLLEDPLTANLKERHLFVLKKLLKRCQIGFLLKELTGITKILNICAEKVTDHPEYGLILCEALLICRLPFLKEKASDELHYAQDVINFLSHMGCLMRVSDAEVRLHIVESVTSFYSCVAPKQLLDGTDRLPKPKPRTFHSDNRFSRLSLRLQPTSPGYRLQLLERSDLAKTLLLSMATLENQPAIRLQLLQTLQILSSSSDVNCALILNAQGAETICLHMNEPDPSGQVLFRSSEVLWNLLERGSKEVTAQLSSMECVISLKEAFFHQLMNGSQQSDLQLRNGLLVITTLIAENPNSLLIESSFAKQLVVLATFPELKSHDPLVRALKLTYNNQDLKMKKLLLHLLVVMSKDPAALQLYKEESVVLALLTLIKPPTASSERHSASRQWSSVQQEELQLQALATLSTIAPLLLDDYMFCQGNACQLMLLDWCIAQDAYFGQGHSSEATGGRGNQKPQMRHCIRMLRKMTSLGEESVSQDLCDQGTINQLLGILMQMEASPHEDDVVTLEMKSDIQLILSALCESDMHRKELFGSEGVEMVVHFLKKGSSSFYSGLGHNKLILSTVDCVWSCIVGCYTTEDYFLAKEGASLLLDLLSSCPRCVHCNILATLLELCDNPNTLSHILSWRDADGQTAPRFLLQLWRDVEEELKVSRNQHGGITDPQRPILSYHQQESPQLSFPANVPSAAVLELSENLRSKIYSIFCKLGFQDLPGLSRKHYVTLSIVRRYLDFKVGEVWDEISRELSSDGVRPISPDQEALSTICKIPEDTARRVAAEQNSILELQEKEDIGEEELMYTEIKSHWKQRELTAKSWDSYVSKTSNYEILKEVKAQREKYIESARSKPKSEEAAVHPAKHFIGQVLSVERTDAPGPAGVKVKLARAPIKAAGQVEVGARTTKDPEYFSTVSVKD, encoded by the exons atGGATTCAGGTAAAGTTGTGCACAGAAGAAAACCGGACATTCCTCTCATCAGATCAAGAGCATCGGATAGGAACCAGCACACTGAGGAG GTCAGTGTTAAAAGTCTTGAACTCAGTAAGGTGATTCATCTTCTTGAAGATCCTTTGACA GCTAACTTGAAGGAGAGGCACCTCTTTGTCCTGAAGAAACTACTGAAGAGATGCCAAATTGGCTTT CTTTTGAAGGAGCTGACAGGCATCACCAAAATACTCAACATCTGTGCTGAGAAAGTGACGGATCACCCTGAATATGGGCTCATTTTGTGTGAGGCGCTTTTAATCTGTAG GCTTCCCTTCCTGAAGGAGAAAGCATCTGACGAACTGCACTACGCTCAGGACGTCATAAACTTCCTTTCTCACATGG GCTGTCTGATGAGGGTGTCAGATGCTGAAGTGAGACTTCACATAGTTGAGTCTGTGACGTCATTCTACAGTTGTGTGGCTCCTAAACAGCTGCTTGACGGTACGGACCGTCTCCCCAAGCCAAAGCCTCGGACTTTCCACTCTGACAACCGATTTTCTAGACTTTCACTGA ggCTTCAGCCGACCTCTCCAGGCTAcaggctgcagctgctggagcGCAGTGACCTGGCTAAAACGTTGCTCCTCTCCATGGCCACGCTGGAGAACCAGCCCGCCATCAGGCTGCAGCTCCTGCAGACACTTCAGATCCTCTCCAGCTCCTCTG ATGTAAACTGTGCGTTAATTCTGAATGCACAAGGAGCAGAGACCATCTGTCTCCACATGAACGAACCCGACCCGTCCGGTCAGGTCCTGTTCCGCTCCTCCGAGGTCCTCTGGAACCTGCTGGAGAGAGGCAGCAAGGAGGTCACGGCTCAGCTCAGCAGCATGGAGTGTGTCAT ATCTCTGAAAGAAGCGTTTTTTCACCAGCTGATGAATGGTTCCCAACAGTCTGACCTCCAACTCAGAAACGGTCTCCTCGTGATCACAACTCTCATCGCTGAAAATCCCAACTCTCTTCTTATT GAGAGTTCATTTGCCAAACAGCTTGTGGTTCTCGCCACATTTCCAGAGC TGAAAAGTCACGACCCTTTGGTCCGTGCCCTCAAGCTCACCTACAATAACCAAGACTTAAAAATGAAGAAGTTGCTTTTGCATCTCTTGGTTGTAATGTCAAAGGACCCAGCTGCTCTGCAG CTGTATAAAGAGGAAAGTGTTGTGCTTGCTCTGTTGACACTTATAAAACCACCCACTGCCTCGTCAGAGCGTCATTCAGCTTCACGTCAGTGGTCCTCCGTCCAGCAGGAGGAGCTCCAGCTGCAGGCGCTCGCCACCCTCTCCACCATCGCTCCGCTCCTGTTGGACGACTACATGTTCTGTCAGGGGAACGCCTGTCAGCTGATGCTGCTCGACTGGTGCATCGCTCAAG ATGCTTACTTTGGTCAGGGTCACAGCTCCGAGGCCACAGGAGGAAGAGGCAACCAGAAGCCTCAGATGCGGCATTGTATCAGAATGCTGCGAAAAATGACGTCTTTGGGTGAAGAGTCAGTCAGCCAGGACCTTTGTGATCAAGGGACCATCAATCAGCTGCTGG GGATTTTGATGCAGATGGAAGCAAGTCCTCATGAGGACGATGTAGTCACCTTGGAGATGAAGTCCGATATTCAACTGATACTTTCAGCGCTGTGTGAGAGCGACATGCACAGAAAG GAACTGTTTGGATCAGAAGGAGTTGAGATGGTGGTTCACTTCCTGAAAAAAGGCTCCAGCAGTTTCTACAGCGGTCTGGGACACAACAAGCTCATCCTCTCCACAGTGGACTGTGTGTG GTCCTGTATTGTTGGCTGCTACACCACAGAAGATTACTTCCTGGCTAAAGAGGGGGCATCTCTTCTGTTGGACTTACTCAGT TCGTGCCCCAGGTGTGTTCACTGCAACATCCTCGCCACCCTGCTGGAGTTATGTGACAACCCGAACACGCTGTCTCACATCCTGAGCTGGAGGGACGCCGACGGGCAGACGGCGCCAagattcctgctgcagctgtggagggacgtggaggaggagctgaaagTCAGCCGAAACCAACACGGAGGGATCACAG ATCCCCAGAGGCCAATCCTCAGTTATCACCAGCAGGAGAGCCCCCAGCTGTCTTTTCCCGCTAACGTACCGAGTGCAGCCGTGTTGGAGCTGTCGGAGAACCTGCGCTCAAAGATTTACTCCATCTTCTGCAAACTTG GTTTTCAAGACCTTCCTGGATTGTCAAGAAAACATTATGTGACCTTAAGCATCGTCAGGAGATATCTGGACTTCAAG GTCGGTGAGGTGTGGGACGAGATCAGCAGGGAGCTGAGTTCTGACGGAGTGAGGCCGATCAGCCCCGATCAGGAGGCTCTGAGTACGATCTGTAAGATTCCAGAGGACACGGCGAGGAGGGTCGCAGCAGAACAAAACAGCATCCTGGAGCTGCAAGAGAAGGAGGACATTGGCGAGGAGGAGCTCATGTACACAGAG ATTAAGTCACACTGGAAGCAGCGGGAGCTTACAGCAAAGTCGTGGGACAGTTACGTTTCCAAGACTTCAAACTATGAGATCCTGAAG GAAGTaaaagcacagagagagaaatacatcGAATCAGCCAGAAGCAAACCAAAGAGTGAAGAGGCTGCAGTTCATCCAGCAAAG CATTTCATCGGTCAGGTGCTGTCTGTAGAGAGAACAGATGCTCCGGGGCCCGCAGGAGTGAAAGTGAAGCTTGCCAGAGCTCCCATCAAGGCTGCAGGTCAGGTCGAAGTGGGAGCCCGAACAACAAAGGACCCTGAATACTTCAGCACTGTATCTGTGAAAGACTGA
- the LOC131984765 gene encoding Na(+)/H(+) exchanger beta-like gives MAELRPARRSCSPPLTGLLTCVLLLLFVSVASSSRDDVSGNETWSNAAGEPQEQDPHHHSNSTTHKKAFPVLSFNFEYVKKPFEISLWILLALLMKLGFHIIPRVSNVVPESCLLIGVGLLVGGIIEGIGEDAPVLDTKLFFLYLLPPIILDAGYFLPIRPFTENIGTILVFAVVGTLWNVFFIGGMLYCVCRVEGAQLASVDLLSCLLFGSIVSAVDPVAVLAVFEEIHINELLHILVFGESLLNDAVTVVLYHLFEEFSHEGTVTVVDALLGVVCFFVVSLGGVLVGAFYGVLGAFTSRFTSHTRVIEPLFVFLYSYMAYLSAEVFHLSGIMSLIACGVVMRPYVEANISHKSYTTIKYFLKMWSSVSETLIFIFLGVSTVAGPHAWNWTFVIFTVVLCLVSRVLGVIGLTFIINKFRIVKLTKKDQFIVAYGGLRGAIAFSLGFLLTNSEMKHMFLTAIITVVFFTVFVQGMTIRPLVELLAVKKKKESKGSINEEIHTQFLDHLLTGIEGICGHYGHHHWKDKLNRFNKAYVKRWLIAGERSTEPQLISFYNKMEMKQAMMMVESGSAAKLPTIVSSVSMQNIQPRGPAKRRAIPSISKSREQEIRKILRGNLQKTRQRLRSYSRHDLMIDPFEDDVSEVRFRKQRVEMERRMSHYLTVPAKSQETPSVRKVCFESENQVFTYDDSESPRSQAARPDPSPPDDVTMLSESPQRTNQRAKEQDERDEREP, from the exons ATGGCTGAGCTCCGTCCCGCCCGGAGGAGCTGCAGTCCTCCTCTCACCGGGCTGTTGACGTGCGTTTTGCTGCTGCTCTTCGTCTCCGTCGCCTCCTCGAGTCGTGATGATGTTTCGGGAAACGAGACGTGGAGTAATGCAGCCGGGGAGCCGCAGGAGCAGGACCCGCACCATCACAGTAACTCCACGACTCACAAAAAGGCTTTCCCCGTCCTCTCCTTCAACTTCGAGTACGTCAAGAAGCCCTTCGAGATCTCCCTGTGGATCCTCCTGGCCCTgctcatgaaacttg gttttCACATCATTCCCAGAGTGTCAAACGTCGTCCCAGAGAGCTGTCTGCTGATCGGCGTTGGTCTGCTGGTTGGCGGCATCATCGAGGGCATCGGAGAGGACGCCCCGGTCCTCGACACCAAGCTCTTCTTCCTCTACCTGCTGCCTCCCATCATCCTCGATGCCGGCTACTTCCTGCCCATCCGGCCCTTCACGGAGAACATCGGCACCATCCTGGTGTTCGCCGTGGTGGGAACTTTGTGGAACGTCTTCTTCATCGGAGGGATGTTGTACTGCGTGTGCCGGGTGGAAGGCGCCCAGCTGGCCAGCGTGGACCTGCTGTCCTGCCTGCTGTTCGGCTCCATCGTGTCGGCCGTGGACCCCGTAGCCGTGCTGGCCGTGTTCGAGGAGATCCACATCAACGAGCTGCTGCACATCCTCGTGTTCGGGGAGTCGCTGCTCAACGACGCCGTCACTGTG gttCTGTATCACCTGTTCGAGGAGTTTTCTCACGAAGGAACTGTGACCGTGGTCGACGCCCTCCTCGGCGTCgtctgtttctttgtggtttcgCTGGGTGGCGTCCTGGTGGGAGCCTTCTACGGCGTCCTGGGCGCCTTCACCTCCCGCTTCACCTCGCATACCCGCGTCATCGAGCCCCTGTTCGTCTTCCTCTACAGCTACATGGCGTACCTCTCCGCTGAGGTCTTCCACCTGTCGGGCATCATGTC GTTGATAGCGTGTGGCGTGGTGATGCGACCGTACGTGGAGGCCAACATCTCCCACAAGTCGTACACCACCATCAAATATTTCCTAAAGATGTGGAGCAGTGTGAGCGAGACgctcatcttcatcttcctcgGCGTGTCCACGGTGGCCGGTCCTCACGCCTGGAACTGGACCTTCGTCATCTTCACCGTCGTCCTCTGTTTGGTGTCCCGAGTGCTCG gtgtCATTGGCCTCACGTTCATCATCAATAAATTCCGTATCGTGAAGTTGACCAAGAAGGACCAGTTCATCGTGGCGTACGGTGGCCTGCGAGGCGCCATTGCCTTCTCACTCGGGTTCCTGCTGACCAACAGCGAGATGAAGCACATGTTCCTCACCGCCATCATCACCGTCGTTTTCTTCACAGTGTTTGTGCAG gGAATGACGATCAGGCCTCTGGTGGAGCTTCTGgctgtgaagaagaagaaggagagcaAAGGATCGATTAATGAGGAGATTCACACACAA TTTCTGGATCATCTCCTCACTGGAATTGAAGGCATCTGTGGTCATTATGGACATCATCACTGGAAAGACAA GCTGAACCGCTTCAACAAGGCGTATGTGAAGAGGTGGCTGATAGCAGGCGAGCGCTCCACCGAGCCGCAGCTCATTTCCTTCTACAACAAGATGGAGATGAAACAGGCCATGATGATGGTGGAGAGCGGAAGTGCCGCCAAGCTGCCGACCATCGTGTCGTCCGTCTCCATGCA AAACATTCAGCCGAGAGGACCGGCCAAACGGCGAGCGATCCCGAGCATCTCCAAGAGTCGAGAGCAGGAGATCAGAAAGATTCTGAGGGGAAACCTGCAGAAGACCAGACAGCGG CTGCGTTCCTACAGCAGACACGACCTCATGATCGACCCGTTTGAGGACGACGTGAGTGAAGTTCGATTCAGGAAGCAGCGGGTCGAGATGGAGAGGAGG ATGAGTCACTACCTCACAGTTCCTGCAAAGAGCCAGGAAACACCGTCAGTGAGAAAAGTCTGCTTTGAATCAG